The window GGCTGCATCGGCCCGGAAACCCGGATCATCGATGCCGCAGGATATACCGTGATCCCCGGTTTCATCGAGGGGCATACCCATCTGGCCACACTCATCACCCCGGATCATTTCGTTCCGCATGCCATCTGCAGCGGCACGACAACCATCATTACCGAAACCATGGAAGCCTATCCGGTGGCCGGTCTGGATGGGGTGATGGATTTTCTGGCGTCGATGCAAGAGCAGCCCATCACGATGCTGGCCACAGCTCCTGCCCTGGCTTCCATCAGCCCGGCAGGTTCCCGGATTCCGATGGCCGATTTATGCGCCATACTGGATCATGAGGCCGTGATCGGCCTGGGCGAATCCTACTGGCAGGCTGTGCTGAAAGAGCCGGAATTGTATCTGCCGCGGTTTCGAGAAACCCTGCTTCGGGATCAGGTGCTGGAAGGGCATGGCGCTGGTGCAAGCGGGCCGAAATTGATGGCTTATGCGGCAACCGGGGTCTCATCCTGCCATGAATCCATATCCTGCGAGGATGCCATCGAGCGGCTGCGGCTGGGTATGGCCGTCATGATCCGGGAAGGCAGCATCCGAAAGGAGCTGTCGGCCATCAGCGCCATTTTGGATCGAAACGTTTCCCATCGCAGGCTGCTCCTGACAACAGACGGGGTCAATCCGCTGCATCTCTTGAAGGATGGCTATCTGGACGCCGTTGTGCAAAAGGCCATCGATCTGGGGTTTTCTCCGGTCGATGCCATCCGGATGGCCACACTGAACGTTGCCGAGCATTTCGGCATCGATGCCGTTGTCGGCGGTATCGCGCCGGGTAAACAGGCCGATTTGGTGATGATTCCATCGCCGGATCGCATCGAGCCTCAATGCGTCGTCGCCAAAGGAAAAGTCGTGTGGGAAACAGGCGATATAATGCCCAAAGCCCGGCGGCATGCGTTTTCCACGCATAGCCGCAACACCGTCCATCTCGGCAGCGCCGTCATGGATGCTTCTCGGTTCAAAGTCGATGCGCCGAAAGGGGCGTCGGCATCGGAAGTCCGGGTGATGAAGCTCATTACCGAATTGGTGACCAAGGAGACGCGGGAGCGGATGCCTGTGGTGAACGGTCAGATTTGCTGCGCTCCGGCAAGCGACATCTTGAAGGTGGCGGCCATCGACCGGCGGTATACGCCTGGGAAAACGGCTGTTGGCTTTATTCAAGGCTTCGGGCTGCGAAGCGGGGCTTTTGCCACCAGCGCTGCCTGGGATACAACCGATATCGTGGTTGTGGGCGCGGATGATGCCGACATGGCCATGGCGGTTCAGCGGATTCAGGAAATGCAGGGCGGATTTGTGGTGTGCGACCAGGGGAAAATCGTTGCCGAGCTGGCCCTGCCGGTGATGGGGCTCATGGCGGATGAGCCTGCCCTGGTGATCCGGGAGCGGATGGAGGCGGTAACCTCCGCCGTGCAGGCTCTTGGATCGAAACTTTCCGACCCGATGCTCACCCTATCGACCCTGACGACAGCCGCCATTCCCTATTGCCGGATTTCGGAGGAAGGCCTGTTCGATCTCAAGAGCGGACGGTATCATCCCGTTGTGGTCGAATCAAGCGAGACAGCGATCGCAAGACAGTGACCGGATCATCCGTAAAAATGCCATCGACGCCCATCTGCAGAACCCGCCCGATGTCTTTCGGATCATTGACGGTATAGGGCAGGACAAGTGCGCCGATGCGGTGGGCTTGTCGAACGGCTGCCGCATCGAGCAGGCGATGGTGCGGATGCCAGGAAAAGGCCGGGAGCGACCGGAAAAGATCGAGGGGATCGAAGCTTGTTCTGTGCCCGCTCAAGACGGCAAGCAGGGGGCGTTGATGGGCTGGCAATGCGGCAAGACGCTTCAGCGCAAGGGGGTGAAAGCTGGAAACGACAACGCTTTCATGCAAACCGTACTGATGGATGAGCTCGGCTACCTGGTTCTCGATCGCATCCGGTCGATCTTCATTTTCTACGGCGTCCGCCTTGATTTCGACGTTGATACTGCATGTTTTGCCGATGGTCTGAAAGACCGTTTCCAAATCCGGAACCGGCTCCCCGGCGAACCGGACATCAAACCACGATCCGGCATCCAGCCGCCGGATATCTTCCCAGGAGGTATCGCGGAGCGGCCCTTTCCCGTTTGTGGTCCGATCGAGCGTATCGTCATGCATCACGACGACATGGCGATCCCGGCTGAGCGTTACGTCGAGTTCGATCATCTCAACGCCGGCGTCGACGGCCGCCCGGAATCCGATCAGGGTGTTTTCCGGATATTTCGCCCGAAATCCCCGGTGTCCGACGACGATGGGCCGGGAAAGCTCATCCATTCGCAAGGAATGCCTCCTCTCTGCGATGACGTGACGTTGATGTCATTGGCAGCCGACCTCGACGGTCGAATCGACGGCCGACTTTGACAAATTGACCACAAACTGGCAAACATCTGACCATGATCCAGAGAAATCTTCTTCCATCGATTCTTGCCGCCATTTCGGATACCCCGGTCGTTTTTCTGAGAGGGGCAAGGCAAACCGGCAAAAGCACCTTGATGCTGCACATTGCGGAGCAGATGTATCCGGCCCGGTACATGACGCTGGACAACGCCGTCACCCTTTCCGCTGCGGCTTCGGATCCGGTCGGCTTCCTGTCGGGCCTCGAAAAACCGGTCGTCATCGATGAGATTCAACGTGTACCAGAGCTATTTCTGGCAATCAAGGAAGATGTCGACCGGAATCGTTCCCCGGGGCGCTACTTGTTGACCAGATCGGCGAGCAACGGGAGCTTGCCGAGAATTTCGGATGCCCTGGTCGGCAGAATGGAGGCGCTCACCCTATGGCCGCTGTCCTTGACCGAAAAGGCGGGTGGAACGATAAATATCATCGATGCGCTCTTCGATCCCTCCTTTCCGAAACCGCTCACCCCTGCACCCGATTTCGAGCTGTATGAGCACATGATAACCGGTGGATTTCCGGAACCTTTTGGGCGCCGTCCCCGCAGATGAAAATCCGAGCGCCATTTCATCGGTACACTCGGATCGTCATTCCGGCGAAATCCCGCCCGTGGCGGGAGTAATCCAGAACGCTGGCCTACGCTGGACCTTGTAGGGGCGACCGGCCGGTCGCCCCTACTGCACACTGTTCACTGTCTAAAGCATTGTCCTTGCTTTATAGCCAGCATTTTATCCCGTGTTCAATCCTGTGTTTTATCCTTGACAATCAAGTAGGGAAATAATACTGGTAATTTACAATCCCTTTCGAACCCTGTCAGTTGGTGACGAAATGCAATTGTTTTCCCATCGAATCACCATAGATGTCTTTCAACTTATTTGCCTTTCCCCATTCTTTCAGACTTCCTTCGCTTGCGCCCATTTCGCCCGTGTAATTCCAGCAATGAAAGCGTGTAACGTCTGCCGGTTGCCATCCTTCACGCTGGAGCACTTGAGGGATCATCGGCAAGACCCGCGCAACGATCAACGAAGTGCTTTCACTGAACCGAGTGCCCAAGGGAGTTCGGGATAAGAGCCATGGCAATCCGGCAGTCACCTGAAAAGTTGTGATCCATATCGCTAACATGAAAGAAACGCGGGGCATGCTTACAGCCTGAAAGAAGCTCCATGAAAAGATGGCCAAGGAAGACAACGGGCAAAAGAGGAAAAAGAAACCCAAGGCTGCTGCAGCCCCATCGGATTTGAAAGACGAAATCGACAAAACGAACGATAAACTTGCTGCCATCGATCCATCGGCTTGGGCGGATGCCGAAAAGTCGGACTTCGTCGCATCCTTGACGAGCTTGAAGAAAACCATCCTGGCGCTGCTCAAGAAGTGAAATGAGCGCCGGAAAAATGCGGATAAAACTTTTTGGCACCATATAATATCATGAATGATATTGATAGGATAAGTGGTGTCGCTCGGACGACACCCCCCTTACACCAGTTGGGGTAATGGGTGCAAGGCTCATATCCTTAACTTCTTTAATTAATACAGACAACCAGTGTCTATTTTAACGTCAATATAGCCAAACACTTATTTAGCCGATGATTGAAGGTTGGGCTGAGAATCGAAGAAAAAACATCCATGCAATCAACAAAGGCAATGCATCTCAGGTAAATAGGCGTGCAGGCGATCCTAACGTTAAACCGATGAACACATGGCGAATGGCAACGTCTTGAACAGGAAGCAAGAAAATACTACTGAAACGCGTAAAGCAACTCGATTGGTGGATTATCTGATTCGGGTGGCGTCGTTGCGCTCAAAGTTGATACGCGATCTTGCTGAATATGAGAAGGTGCTTTGGCTCGCGGATATTCCGCATGAGCAAGGTTGCTTCGCACAGGCATGGGGCGAAGACGAAGAACATGAACCGGACGAATGGCTGGAGGTGCAAAACCAGCGCGAGCCGGAATTGCCAGTTGTTCCCCCTCAATGCAAAGCATGGGTGAACCTTACGACGCTGCGCGCAAAGAATGAGTTGCCCAACCTTCTCCCGGAAATCACAATACAAATCCCGAATCCTAAATGGCGCGAAGAATCTAACCAGCCGGAAACCATACAGCGCATCGAACATATTATCAATCATCCCGAGGTTCAACTAATATGGAATCGCTTCCTTGAGGACAAATGGTTACCTTGGAATAGAAAGCATAGTGCGTGGAAGAAAGTCCAGGAGGTTTATTCCGTATTATTTGCCATCCACCAGGGGCAACGCCGGCTTGGCGAGGAATACGAACTGGTGCTCGGTTTTGGTCTGTTGAATTGGCAGACGCCTACTGGCCATCGCGTCCGGCGTCATCTGGTTGTTGCGGACGCTATCCTGGAGTTTGAGGCCCGTTTGGGGAAATTCACAGTCCACCCCCACACGGAGGGAGCTAAGTTGCGCCTTGAACTCGATATGCTGGATATTGAGGAACAACCGGCGCGCGCTGAGCAAATTGTGAAAAAG of the Desulfatirhabdium butyrativorans DSM 18734 genome contains:
- a CDS encoding adenine deaminase C-terminal domain-containing protein, translating into MAISKVNRLLAERDIQSLMDTALGKSPAEIVVVNADLVNVYSAEILPDCAIAIRNGWIAGVGKLAPGCIGPETRIIDAAGYTVIPGFIEGHTHLATLITPDHFVPHAICSGTTTIITETMEAYPVAGLDGVMDFLASMQEQPITMLATAPALASISPAGSRIPMADLCAILDHEAVIGLGESYWQAVLKEPELYLPRFRETLLRDQVLEGHGAGASGPKLMAYAATGVSSCHESISCEDAIERLRLGMAVMIREGSIRKELSAISAILDRNVSHRRLLLTTDGVNPLHLLKDGYLDAVVQKAIDLGFSPVDAIRMATLNVAEHFGIDAVVGGIAPGKQADLVMIPSPDRIEPQCVVAKGKVVWETGDIMPKARRHAFSTHSRNTVHLGSAVMDASRFKVDAPKGASASEVRVMKLITELVTKETRERMPVVNGQICCAPASDILKVAAIDRRYTPGKTAVGFIQGFGLRSGAFATSAAWDTTDIVVVGADDADMAMAVQRIQEMQGGFVVCDQGKIVAELALPVMGLMADEPALVIRERMEAVTSAVQALGSKLSDPMLTLSTLTTAAIPYCRISEEGLFDLKSGRYHPVVVESSETAIARQ
- a CDS encoding glycerophosphodiester phosphodiesterase; this encodes MDELSRPIVVGHRGFRAKYPENTLIGFRAAVDAGVEMIELDVTLSRDRHVVVMHDDTLDRTTNGKGPLRDTSWEDIRRLDAGSWFDVRFAGEPVPDLETVFQTIGKTCSINVEIKADAVENEDRPDAIENQVAELIHQYGLHESVVVSSFHPLALKRLAALPAHQRPLLAVLSGHRTSFDPLDLFRSLPAFSWHPHHRLLDAAAVRQAHRIGALVLPYTVNDPKDIGRVLQMGVDGIFTDDPVTVLRSLSRLIRPQRDDTVRS
- a CDS encoding ATP-binding protein produces the protein MIQRNLLPSILAAISDTPVVFLRGARQTGKSTLMLHIAEQMYPARYMTLDNAVTLSAAASDPVGFLSGLEKPVVIDEIQRVPELFLAIKEDVDRNRSPGRYLLTRSASNGSLPRISDALVGRMEALTLWPLSLTEKAGGTINIIDALFDPSFPKPLTPAPDFELYEHMITGGFPEPFGRRPRR